From Gottschalkiaceae bacterium SANA:
GAATGGTTTCATCAATGACTTCTTCGCTGATATTGATTTCTTTAAGAATCAGGCGAGCCGTTTCATAACGACTCATGGTGTTTTCACTGCCGAAGTGATAGATGTTCGCTGGAAGCGCAAAGATAGAATCAAATTGATCGATCAAGTCATAGGCACAAGTAACTCCCCTGAATTCATTGGGAGATGCTTGGGTTGGTTGATGGCGAAGCGCTGCCGAGAAAACATCCCAAAAGAGGGTATAGCCGTTAGGAAGGTTTCGTTCCGGCAAGCCGAATAGCCAGCTGAGACGTAAAATTACGGCGTCGGCTTCTAGGGCCTGAATGGCTTTTTCTGCCGCATACTTGGTTTGGCCATAGACGGTATCAGGAACCGGTACGGTATCTACTGTGTAGGGTCCCGCTTCTTTGTTGCCATTGAATACTTGCTCCGTACTAAAAAATAAAAGCTTTGCGCCGTGTTTCTTGCATTCTTTTGCAATATGCGCTGCGGCTTCGGTGTTGACGCGATAGGCCAGGTCGGGATGATCTTCGCAGACCTGAGTCATGGCAATGGCTGCCGCATGGATGACATGGGTCGGTTGAAAGTTGTCAAAGGTTTGGCTGACAGCTTGGTGATCCGTAATATCTAGTTGTTCTCGATCAAGGCTTAAGATCTCCCATTGATCTTGAT
This genomic window contains:
- the rfbD gene encoding dTDP-4-dehydrorhamnose reductase, which produces MKKVLITGGKGFLMSRTTKTYQDQWEILSLDREQLDITDHQAVSQTFDNFQPTHVIHAAAIAMTQVCEDHPDLAYRVNTEAAAHIAKECKKHGAKLLFFSTEQVFNGNKEAGPYTVDTVPVPDTVYGQTKYAAEKAIQALEADAVILRLSWLFGLPERNLPNGYTLFWDVFSAALRHQPTQASPNEFRGVTCAYDLIDQFDSIFALPANIYHFGSENTMSRYETARLILKEINISEEVIDETILCASEKFKNHPRDLRLDYSQTKAAGISILPTEESISKELAAFHYSL